The sequence below is a genomic window from Gemmatimonadales bacterium.
ACTGACGGAGCGCGCGCTCCACGTTGCCCTTGTCGTGCTCACCGGCGTAGGGCGGAAACTCCGGGGTATGGATGCCGAGGATGGTCAGGCCTCGATTGCGGTAGCGCCGATCGAAGTCCACCAGGGAGGGGACGGTGTTGGTGCAGTTGTAGCAGGTGAAGACCCAGAAGTTGAGGAGCACCACGCGGCCGCGGAGGTCCTTCAAGGCGAGGGGCCGGTCGGCGTTGAGCCAACTGGTATTGGCCCAGTCGGGGGCGGGGCGGGGGGTGGGTTGATCGAGCGGGCCGGCGCCGACGAGGAACAGGGAATACGCGGCCGCGAGCAGGGGAAGACGGGTCATGCGAGCCTCGGGAGCGGGTTCCGGAATCAACGCCGGGCGTGGGGAAATGGTTCTCTCCAAGTCCTTTCCGAGTCCCTTGGCGGGGTTGGACGGTCTTTCTATATTCCGGCCCCACGGCCAGGTAGCTCAGTTGGTAGAGCAGCGGACTGAAAATCCGCGTGTCGGGGGTTCAATTCCCTCCCTGGCCATTGCACCGCCGAACTCAAAGGCTGTCGTGGTAAATGTTCCGCTATTCCCGGAAACGACTTTATGCAGCGCATTCGCGCTTCACTGCGGAGACTGCTCGTACGATTACGGTTCGAACGGGAGCGATAACTGGCAACGTCGCTGTCCAAGGTGTCAGCATGGACGGCCCGGGCTACATCCGGACTAACATATAGCGTGAGCGACTTGGAATCCCTGGAAGTGCAACAGCAGCCGCAGCGACCGCTGCGGCTGCTACATACTCTCCATCCTCTACATTACCTCCGCTCGACGTCGATCTGATCGTATACATGCATTCCAGGTGGATGGTTCGGCATAATCCTTCCCATCCAGGTCTTGAGCTGTTTGGCGACGTCGAAGTAGAGGGCCACCATCATCCACAAGTCCTCGCTCAGTTCCGTTGCGAGAATTCCGTATGAACCTGGCTTGTTGAGACCGACGGAGGAAGATGCACACGCCCCCGACATTGCGCTGGGTGCCTCGCACGACGATCTCCTCATCGGATGTCGTGAAGCCCGCCGCGGGAGACGTGATCTTCAACTCCGGACCCTCCTGATCCCGGATGAATCCCCGATTCATGTCCATCAACGACCGGACCTGATCCGGGTCGAACCGACCGACGGCGATGTTGTGCTTGAGCAAGTGCCATTCCCCGCGACCTCGAATTCGCTGGTTCGGGTCTAGCATGCCGATGACGACACGGCTGACCTGCCGATCGAGTAGGCGCTCGACGCAGGGGGATCTTGGGCGGATTGCGATAGGTGCACGGCTCTAAGGTCGTATAGACGGTCGCGCTCGAGACATCGACGCTGCCCAAGACCCTTTCAAGCACCGTGTACTCGGCGTGTTCTCCAGGCTCCTTCTGCCCGCGGTGGGCGACACCGAGCACTTGCCCATTCTTCACCACCACTGCGCCGACGCGAGGGTGGGCCTTGGACTGATTCTCGTCCTTGCTTTGGGCGGCTTGCTCGATGGCCATTGCGGCGAATTTGCGGTCGTCCTCGGAACTCATCGGCTTCCCCCCAATGACGACGCACCCCGTCGGCTGTCACACTACTTCACCTTCCGTTTGCGTTTGACGGCGCTTCAGGTCTAAGGAACGTAGGGTGGTGCCCGAACTCTGGCGCGAAGAAACTGGTATGAGCGATCAGGCTCGGGGCGCCATGACAAGAAGCTTGAAGCGCTTCGCGTCCGCCACCCGCGAGAGATTGTTAAACATTACGTAAGCGGGCTCGGTAGGGGCGACCCCCACTAGAATGCGCTGCAAGGCCCGTAGCTGCTCGTCAGTGTAGGAATGCCGGACACCGCCGATACCGTGCAGGCGCCAATACACAGCCCGGCCTGGTTCTGGGGGCACGACGAATGGGTCCACGACGTGCACCAAGTTCAAGTCTTGGCAGAGCGAGAGCGCGAGGTCGCGCTGGGCAACCCACTTTGGCCCGCGGGGTTCCCAAAGTAGGCGCGGCCTCGGCCTCTCGATGCGCTCGAAAAAACTCCGCATGCGTGCGACGTTATCAGCTTCGGGCGTGAAGCTGGCAGGGCACTGAAACAGCATGGCGCTGGCAGAGAGCACGCTCGCGCAGTGCAGCGAGCTCTGCCAACCCTCGTCCACCGCGGGAGAGTTGCGGAAGAGACCGGGCTCTTGTTTCGGATCGAGGGGCCGTTTCATACGCCGGTACGTCGGGCTGTTCGCCGGGTGGGTGACCAGTTGCCACACCTTGATGGTGTACTCGAGCGACGAGAGAGTCACAGTGCGCCACTTCTTGAGCGTAGCGTCCGGTGGGGGGTCGTAGAAGGTGTTCTGCACTTCGACCACGGGAAAGTGAAGCGCGTATGTCTTCATGGACATTGTAAAGCCGCAAAGCCCTACACGGACATTCATTGGAGGCGCACGTCGAGGTCTCGCGGCATCACCTCATAGGCTACCGGCGGCGCGAGAAAAAGGGAACCGCTTCCTTAGGCCGGGGCAGGAAATTCGAGTGCTGGAGATCAATGGAAGGGAAGGGTCCCAGGCGCGCAGCGTTGAAGGGTGACTACAAAGCGCGGCGGGTGGATGGCATGCTCTGGTGGCCGACTTCGGCGTCGCGCTCACCCTCGCGCGGCCAGCCGCTGGAACCGCGGGTTGTCCTTGAGCCGGGCCCAGGTGGGGTCGCTCCGGAGCCAGCCCGGCGAGAGGTAATGCGGCATCTTGAGCAGCGGCTCGAGCTGATCCATCGCCAGCTCGGGCTCGCCCACGATCATGTAGATGCGGGCGAGCTGGAGCTGGACGTAGGCGCCGTTGTTGCTGTCGCGACTGATCGGCCAGAGCTCGGTTCCGCGCCGGCCTTCTGCGATCGCTGCCGCTTTCCGCCCCATGAAGGCCAGGGCCAGACCGAGGACGGCGTGCCGCTGGCCGTCGAGCGGAGCGGCGCGCAGCTGTTCCTCGAATGCCGCCCGCGCGGTGTCGGCGTTGGCGCGCGCCTGCCGCTGGTCGCCCAGCAGATCGAAGAGCTGTGCCCGCACGATCGCCCTTGCCCCCTGGTCCCCGTCGAACGCGGCGACCGGCAGGCCGAGCACCCGCTGCTGCTGCTTCTCGTCGAGCACCCAGTAGAGATCCTGGTACACGGAGAGGAATTCCAGCAGCGCGTCGGTGCCCACCGCTCCGGCCGACGCCGCGATCACCGAGCGGGCGCCCGGCAGGTCGCCCTCCGCCAGGCTCACCATCACGCGCTGCTCGATGAAGTTCAAGTTCGTGGGCGCGAGCGCGAGCGCGTGGTCCGCGGCCACCTTCGCCTCGCCATAGCGCCGGAGGTAGAGCAGCGTGTTGGCCACGCGTCCTGCGGCAATCGCCGAGCGCGGGTCGAGCGCGGCGGCCCGCTGGAGCGGCTCGAGGGTCCCCTCCCAGCGATTCAACGCCTGCTCGTACTGGGCGATGGACGCGAGCATCTCCACCTTGTTGGCCGCGGCAGCGAGCCCGCGCTGAATGGCGGCGAGCCCCTTCTGATTGTCCAGCTCCACGTTGACGTAATAGGCGGACAGGGCGCGGGCCGTGTCCTCCCCATCCGGGTCCAGCGCCGCAGCCCGCTCGGCGGCATGCCTCGCTTCAGCCGCGAGCTGCGGCGTGGGGACGCTGTTGAAGTACAGGAACGACCGGACGCGGGCCAGGCGGCTCCAGGCGGCGGTGAAGGTGGAGTCGAGCGCGACCGCCTGCTCGTAATACTTGATGGCTCGCCGGAGGGTCGCGGGATCGTTGCCAGCGCTGGCCAGGCCCTTGAGGTAGGCGTCATACGCCTCCAGGTTCGCAGTCGGCGCTTTCTCGAGCTTGCGTCGGGCGCTGTCGGCGAGCGCAATGTCGAGCGCGCTCGCCACCTTGCCGGCGATCTCGCCCTGCACCTGAAACACGTCGGTCAGCGCCGCCTCGAACGGCTGGCTCCAGCGGGTGCGGGGCGCGTGGCCTGGAGCTACATCCACCAGCTCCGGCGAGACCCGCACCCGACTTGAGCCGCCGGCCTTGTCCCACCGCACCGTGGCGGTGAGCAGGTAGTCCGCGCCCAGCTCGCGCGCGATCTCCGCCGGAGACTTGGTCGTGTGGCGATACTGGTTCGAGCTCCCGCGCGCGATAACCGACAACCCGCCGACGCCGGACAGCTTCGCACGGACCTCGTCGCCCACGCCGTCGGCGAAGTAGGCGTCGCTCGAGTCCCCCAGGTTTTCGAAGGGGAGGACCGCCACCACCCGCGCGCCCGTGGCGGCCTCCGCGCCCGGGTGGCCGCGCCGCCAGGCGAAGAGGACACCGAGTCCCACGAGGAAGCCGAGACCGAGCGTGAGAGCGGCGACGGGCACGCGGCGTCGGGCCTGCGGGGTGGCTGCCGGCGCCCCAGGCATGGCAGCGGGCGGCGCGGCGGCGGGAGCCGCAGCGACCGGGACCGTCGTGCCGCTCTCCGCCCCCAGCGCACGCGCGAACGCCTCGATCGACTCGAACCGGTCGGCCACCACCGGTGCGAGCGCGCGGTGCACCGCCTCGTCCACCGCTGCCGGGACACTGGACCGCACTTGACGCACCCGCGGCACCTCGCCGCTGAAACGCCTGGCGATGATGGCCTGCGCCGTGGGCCCCGTGAATGGCGGCTCGCCGGCCAGCATCTCGTACAGTACGGCGCCGAGCGAATAGACATCGGTGCGCGCGTCGAGGGCGCGCTCGCCCATCGCTTGCTCAGGGCTCATGTACGCGGGCGTCCCGATGGCGAGCCCGGTCTCGGTCAGGCGGTCACCCTCGGCCGCGAGCGCGCGGGCGATGCCGAAGTCGGCAACCAGGGTCGAGCCGTCGGCGGTGAGGAGGAGGTTCTCGGGCTTGATGTCACGGTGGAGCACGCCGTGGCGGTGGGCGTACTCGAGCGCGCGCGCCGCCTCGGTGGCGATGCGGAGCGCCGCCTCCACCGGGAGCTGCTTCTCCCGATTCAGGCGGTCGCGGAGACTCTCGCCCTCGACGAAGGGCATGGTAAACCACAGTCGTCCGGCGGCTTCGCCCGAGTCGAGGACCGTCAGGATGTGGGGGTGCTGAAGCCGCGCGGCCAGCCGGATCTCGCGCTGAAACCGTTCGGGGCCTAGGGTCTGGGCCAGATCGGGGTGGAGGACCTTGAGGGCGACCGGCCGCTCGTGCCGCAGATCGTGCGCGAGATAGACCGTCGCCATGCCGCCGCGGCCCAGCTCGCGGTCGAGCACGTACCGGTCGCGCAATGCGTCCGCCAGGGCCGCGGGAACGGTCACGGGGATCCGGGTGAGGGTCAGCTTAATCTGCCCTCGGCGGGGGTGGAGCGCCAGCCGGAGCGGCAACCGAGGCTCGCGGCCGAGGCTCGGGGCCGGCGAGCGCCTCCTTCCCCCCCCCGCGAGCTCCTCTACTATTGATACCGCCGCCGCCACTTATACGGCCGCAGCCACCACTCGCGTTTCCGGTCCCGCAGCCAGATCTGCCGTCACAACTCGAGGGGGGATTCCGGGGGAGCTACGCCTTCGAGCGCGAGCTCGGGGCGCACGGTGTACGGGTGGTGGAGCACTTCGACGCGAGTCGATGTTTCGAGGAGCCCGACGGAGTGGTCCGGGAGTTCCTAGATATTCTCGCCCGCTCCTGAGCCGAACGGCGCTCCATGATGAGCTGCCCCAGCTGGGGCCCGCCGCCCCTGGCGCCGCACGTTCAGGCGCGCCGGTAGCTCCTTGCCCCCCATGACTCGTGAAGCAGCAGGAGCCCCGCAGAGCCACGATCTCCCCGCCTGGATGGTCGTAGATTTTTTTAGAGGGACTGTTGTGTATTTTTTTCGAGGGCCCGATCATCTGGCTGGATGTGGGAGCCGGCGGCGAGGACTAGGCGTTAGACAGGCCCGGTGGTGGAGCGGTTGAGGGGGGGGTGTTTGGGCGAGGGCACCTGTGCCCGAACCTGTGTCCGAACCCCAGACAACTGCAGACTACAAGGGACAACACACCTGTGGCCCAAGTGCCGCAACCACAACACCTGAGCGGTCGGCACTGGTCAGGTGTTTCGCTCTGCCAGGAACTGAAAATCCGCGTGTCGGGGGTTCAAATCCCTCCCTGGCCATCTGTTTAATCTCTTGCTGATTCGCGAGTTGGTCTGTTTTAGGCCCACCCACTGGCGGTGGGCTTTCGCGTTCGCGGCACCTGAAAAAGCACGTGAACCCTTGCTCGGGACCTTGATGGTGGCTGGAGGGTCTGATGGAAGCGCTTCCATACCCTGGGGCCCACTTGCTGGGCTTCAATTTCTGGAACATGTTCCGCCATGACTCCTCGTTCAGATCGCGTCAGAGAAGTCCTAGGGGCCTAGCACTATCTAGCCGCACCTTCGAGGTTCGCCCCAGAGCGACCTCCGCTAAGCGCCTAACTGCCGTGCGGCAGTCCTACCTTGAGGTGCTCATTGGAAGTCGCACGCCACGTGAGGAAGAATATGGCGAAGCCGAGACGGGCTTCAACGAAGAAGGCTTCCGATCCGATGACCTTCATGAACCTGACTGCCGGTAAGTGGGTGAGTCAGGCGATTGCAGTCGCCGCCGAGCTCGGTATTGCAGACGTCTTGAAGGATGGGTCCAGGACGGCCGCCGACATTGCGCGAATGGCGAACGCCTCGGAAGACGGTGTCTATCGGCTGCTCCGCGCCTTGGGGAGCGTTGGGCTCTTCGCCGAGACCGGAAACCGGAGATTCCAGCTCACTCCCCTCGGCGGGCTACTCCGCACAGACTCGGCCCAAGCGCTCGGCGGCTATGGGCGCTTCGTAGGCCACGAGAGCACATGGCGCCCGTGGGGAGAGCTTCGTCATAGCGTCCGAACGGGTGAGCCGGCTTTTGACCATGTCTTCGACATGCCCATCTTCGAGTACTTTGCGAAGATGTCGGAATCTGCAGCGGTGTTCGATGCGGCGATGACCTCAATCAGCACCTTGGAGGCGAAGGCTGTTGTCGCCGCATACGACTTCTCCAAGATCCGCACTCTGGTGGACGTTGCCGGCGGACACGGCCTCATGGTTGCGACCGTTCTCAAGGCGAACAGAAGGATGCGTGGCGTTCTCTTCGACCTTCCACACGTGACCGCCGGGGCCACCGCTCTGCTCCAGAGCGCTGGCGTGGCCAACCGGTGCCAAGTCATCAGCGGGGATTTCTTCGAATCCGTTCCGGTGGGAGGCGACGCCTACTTAATGAAACACATCATCCACGACTGGGACGACCAGCGGGCAACTCAGATCCTCCGAAACTGCCACCGCGCCATGCAGCCCGGCGGGAAAGTGCTGATCGTCGACGCTGTCATCCCGCCCGGAAACAGGGCGCACTTCGGCAAACTCCTGGATCTCGAGATGCTGGTGCTCACGCCACGCGGACGAGAGCGCACCCAGGCGGAGTTCCGGGAGCTGCTGAAGCGATCCGAGTTCAGGCTTCGGCGCGTCGTTGCCACCGAAACCCACCTTTCGGTTGTCGAGGGCGTCAGGGCTTGAGGGTTCGCGGCGCAGCCATGTGAACGCGCCGCGAACGATTTTAGCGACAATGCGGCCACTGTGGGTCGCCGGTCACCCTTGTCGGGGATGCCGGTTAGCGGTTCGAACTTTCAGTACCTATTTAGTATCTGAATTCGGTGGTATTGAAAGGTCTCGGTGATGCTCGATGCGCGCCGCGTTACGCCAACGTCTCCAGCAGCGCCTTGGCCTCCTGGAGATCAGCGGTGTCAAAGCCCTCAGTGAACCAGCCGTAGATGGGCGCGAGCAGCTTATGGGCTTCGGCGCAATTGCCCTGCTGCTGCCAAAGCCGACTGAGGCTCGTGGCAGCGCGCAGTTCCAGCGACTTCGCCTGCTGCTGACAGGCAACATCTATCGCTTGGCGAAAACAGCGTTCCGCCGCCTGCGCATCAGCGCCATCCTGCGCCAGGAGTAATGCTCCCTTGAGCCGATGGAGCTCGGCCTCGTGTTGACGTTCGCCCGTTGTGTGCACCGCCGCCAACGCTTCGGCCAGCACCCGCAGCCCCTCTTCAGCTTGCCCAGCTTTCCCATACGCTTCTACCAGCAGAGCAAGATAGTAGGGCAGTTGCAGCGCCGCTCCCGTCGCCCGCCAGGCCGCGATGCCCTGGCGCAGCTGCGCAATACCTTCCGCGCACTGTCCCTGCTCGGCCAACGCCCAGCCCCGAAGCACTGTGCCCCACGAGTCCCAGAAGGGAAACCCCTGGTCGGTTGCCAGCGCAATCAGCGCCGCGGCCCGCTCATGCGCGGCGTGGCCTTCCCGGCGCAGCTGATGGAGCCAGGCCGCAAAGGCGAGGGCAAAGCCCAGGCTAAAGGGGTGCGACACGTCCTGGGCGAGGCGCAGCGCGTCGTGGACTCGCCGCAGGGCCTGGTCCGGATAGCCAAGGTACCACAGTGCCCAGGCCCCAAAGGAGAGGCCGTGCACCCCAGAGTCATAGCCATAAAGAAAGGCGTGGGCGCGATGCTGCTGGGGATGGTAGAGCACCATGCCTTGCTCCAGGTGGGCACGGGCGCCAGCGAACTCTCCCAGCCATACCAAGGTATCCCCCAGCACATGGTGGGCCACGAGGAGGAGCTCCTCCTCTCGGACATGCTGGGCTAGTGTTAAGAGCTGCTCGCCCAACTCGCGCGCTGTCTGTAACTCCCCTTGCAGTTCATAATACTCCCATAGGCCCCGCAGCACCGGGGAGAGCTGCGGTGTCTCCTCCACCTGCTGGCACAGCGCCCGGGCTCGGGCGTAGACCTGCCCCACTTCCGGGGCGCCAAACCCCTTGGTGGCCCGCAGCGGCACCCCCAGCGCGGTGTACAGCGTGAGTTCATGCTGCGTACGCTCGGGGGTGTCCGGCAGCGGCTTGAGGACGTCCAGCGCCGTCGTCAGATGCCCAATCGCTTCCAGGTTCGCCGAGCGCTCGATGGCCCGCTGGCCTGCCTGTTGCCAGTAGCCGATGGCCTGCTCGCGGAGGCCCGCTTCGGTAAAGTGATGCGCCAGCACCTCGGGCTGTGTCGCGCAGAGTGTCGGAAAGCGTGCCTCTAACACCTGGGCAATGTGCTGATGGTGCCGCTGGCGGGTGCTCCGCAGCAAGGACTGATAGGCGGCGTCCTGGATCAACGCATGCTTGAAGCGGTAGGTGGCCTGCGGCGGCAGGCCCTGCTGATACAGGAACTCCGCCTCGACCAACTGCTGCAGCCCCCGCCGCAACGTCCCCTCGTCCCACGGCGAGAC
It includes:
- a CDS encoding redoxin domain-containing protein; amino-acid sequence: MTRLPLLAAAYSLFLVGAGPLDQPTPRPAPDWANTSWLNADRPLALKDLRGRVVLLNFWVFTCYNCTNTVPSLVDFDRRYRNRGLTILGIHTPEFPPYAGEHDKGNVERALRQ
- a CDS encoding DUF72 domain-containing protein; amino-acid sequence: MKTYALHFPVVEVQNTFYDPPPDATLKKWRTVTLSSLEYTIKVWQLVTHPANSPTYRRMKRPLDPKQEPGLFRNSPAVDEGWQSSLHCASVLSASAMLFQCPASFTPEADNVARMRSFFERIERPRPRLLWEPRGPKWVAQRDLALSLCQDLNLVHVVDPFVVPPEPGRAVYWRLHGIGGVRHSYTDEQLRALQRILVGVAPTEPAYVMFNNLSRVADAKRFKLLVMAPRA
- a CDS encoding protein kinase; the protein is MTVPAALADALRDRYVLDRELGRGGMATVYLAHDLRHERPVALKVLHPDLAQTLGPERFQREIRLAARLQHPHILTVLDSGEAAGRLWFTMPFVEGESLRDRLNREKQLPVEAALRIATEAARALEYAHRHGVLHRDIKPENLLLTADGSTLVADFGIARALAAEGDRLTETGLAIGTPAYMSPEQAMGERALDARTDVYSLGAVLYEMLAGEPPFTGPTAQAIIARRFSGEVPRVRQVRSSVPAAVDEAVHRALAPVVADRFESIEAFARALGAESGTTVPVAAAPAAAPPAAMPGAPAATPQARRRVPVAALTLGLGFLVGLGVLFAWRRGHPGAEAATGARVVAVLPFENLGDSSDAYFADGVGDEVRAKLSGVGGLSVIARGSSNQYRHTTKSPAEIARELGADYLLTATVRWDKAGGSSRVRVSPELVDVAPGHAPRTRWSQPFEAALTDVFQVQGEIAGKVASALDIALADSARRKLEKAPTANLEAYDAYLKGLASAGNDPATLRRAIKYYEQAVALDSTFTAAWSRLARVRSFLYFNSVPTPQLAAEARHAAERAAALDPDGEDTARALSAYYVNVELDNQKGLAAIQRGLAAAANKVEMLASIAQYEQALNRWEGTLEPLQRAAALDPRSAIAAGRVANTLLYLRRYGEAKVAADHALALAPTNLNFIEQRVMVSLAEGDLPGARSVIAASAGAVGTDALLEFLSVYQDLYWVLDEKQQQRVLGLPVAAFDGDQGARAIVRAQLFDLLGDQRQARANADTARAAFEEQLRAAPLDGQRHAVLGLALAFMGRKAAAIAEGRRGTELWPISRDSNNGAYVQLQLARIYMIVGEPELAMDQLEPLLKMPHYLSPGWLRSDPTWARLKDNPRFQRLAARG
- a CDS encoding methyltransferase; this translates as MNLTAGKWVSQAIAVAAELGIADVLKDGSRTAADIARMANASEDGVYRLLRALGSVGLFAETGNRRFQLTPLGGLLRTDSAQALGGYGRFVGHESTWRPWGELRHSVRTGEPAFDHVFDMPIFEYFAKMSESAAVFDAAMTSISTLEAKAVVAAYDFSKIRTLVDVAGGHGLMVATVLKANRRMRGVLFDLPHVTAGATALLQSAGVANRCQVISGDFFESVPVGGDAYLMKHIIHDWDDQRATQILRNCHRAMQPGGKVLIVDAVIPPGNRAHFGKLLDLEMLVLTPRGRERTQAEFRELLKRSEFRLRRVVATETHLSVVEGVRA